GTAAATTTGTAGAATATTTTGGACCTGGTGTATCAACACTTCCACTTGCTGATCGTGCAACGATTGCCAACATGGCACCTGAATATGGCGCTACATGTGGATTCTTCCCTATTGATGGTGAATCCTTAGATTATATGCGTTTAACTGGCCGTGATGAAGATCAAATCCAAGTTGTGGAACAATATTGCAAAGCAAATGGATTATTCTTCAGTCCTTCAGATGAACCAGTTTATACAAGCGTGATTGAAATTAACCTTGCTGAGATTGAAGCTAACCTTTCCGGACCTAAACGTCCACAAGACCTTATTCCTCTTTCAAAAATGAAAGAAGAATTCGTTAAAGCTGTTTCAGCTCCTCAAGGAAATCAAGGCTTTGGTTTACAAGCTGATGAACTAGAGAAATCGGCTTCCATTAATTTTAACAATGGTGAAGAAGCTGAAATTAAAACGGGTGCAGTTGCTATTGCGTCTATTACAAGCTGTACTAATACTTCCAATCCATATGTTCTTGTAGCAGCAGGACTTGTAGCGAAAAAAGCGGTTGAACTAGGTATGCATGTACCTAAGTTTGTGAAAACTTCATTGGCTCCAGGGTCAAAAGTAGTTACTGGCTATCTTCGCGATTCTGGTTTACTTCCATACCTTGAACAAATCGGCTTCAATCTTGTAGGTTATGGATGTACAACATGTATCGGGAACTCTGGTCCATTAAAAGAAGAAATCGAAAAAACAATTGCTGAAAATGATTTATTAGTTACATCTGTTCTTTCAGGTAACCGTAACTTTGAAGGACGTATCCATCCGCTTGTTAAAGCCAACTATCTTGCATCACCACCGCTTGTTGTAACTTATGCATTAGCGGGTACTGTGAACGTTGACTTTGCAAACGAACCAATTGGTAAAGATAAAGATGGAAACGATGTATTCTTTAAAGATATTTGGCCATCTACTGCTGAAGTAAATGATGTCGTAAAACGTACAGTTACACCTGAGTTATTCCGCAAAGAATATGAAAATGTATTTGGTGATAACGAGCGTTGGAACGAAATCAAAACAAGCAATGAGCCATTATACACTTGGGACGAAGATTCTACTTATATCCAAAATCCTCCGTTCTTTGAAGGTTTATCAAAAGAACCAGGAACTGTTTCACCATTAAATGGACTTCGTGTTGTAGGTAAATTCGGTGATTCTGTAACAACTGACCACATTTCACCTGCTGGAGCAATCGGCAAAAACACACCAGCTGGAAAATATTTATTAGAAAAAGGCGTAGAGCCACGCGACTTTAACTCTTATGGATCCCGCCGCGGTAACCATGAAGTTATGATGCGCGGTACTTTTGCGAACATTCGCATTCGCAACCAAATTGCACCAGGTACAGAAGGCGGCTTTACAACTTACTGGCCAACTGGTGAAGTAATGTCTATTTACGATGCTTGCATGAAGTACAAAGAAAATGGCACTGGTTTAATGGTTCTTGCCGGCAAAGATTACGGCATGGGCTCTTCACGCGACTGGGCTGCAAAAGGTACAAATCTATTAGGCATCAAAACAGTTCTTGCTGAAAGCTTCGAGCGTATCCACCGTTCAAACCTAGTGTTAATGGGTGTTCTTCCACTTCAATTTAAAGAAGGCGAAAGCGCTGAAACACTTGGTTTAACGGGAAAAGAAACTTTTGAAGTTCAAGTTGACGAAAACGTAAAACCACGTGATCTTCTAAAAGTGACAGTCACTGATGAAGCTGGTAACAAAAAAGAATTCGAAGTATTGGTACGTTTCGACTCTGAAGTAGAAATCGACTACTACCGTCATGGCGGTATCCTTCAAATGGTACTTCGTGAAAAATTACAAGCATAAATATTTGATTTATTATTTCAAAACCCATGCCTTTCTGGCATGGGTTTTTTACAGATAGGATGTTAATGATAAACGTACTGTATTCATCTTTTTAGACTTCGCCAATCTGGCAATAAACTTTAAATTTCTCAATCTGAAGTTCTTCATTTGTATGTGCTCTATAGTTGATGGATTTTACCATGTAAATTTTTTAGATTGTATTTGAATGTATTGCAACTATCTTGAATATTGATACAATAACATTGGCAGCTATAGCTATTTACATACTTAAGGGGATGATATGAAATGGAAAATACATACTTGCAGTCAGTGTCTTATGACAATGGGGTATTAAAGATATTGGATCAAACCAAAATTC
Above is a genomic segment from Neobacillus endophyticus containing:
- the acnA gene encoding aconitate hydratase AcnA, with the translated sequence MVKNDVFNSRSSFEAAGKRYTYYRLKALEEAGIGNVSKLPYSIKVLLESVLRQYDGRVITKEHVENLAKWGTSELKEVDVPFKPSRVILQDFTGVPAVVDLASLRKAMADLGGDPDKINPEKTVDLVIDHSVQVDAYGNENALKVNMDLEFERNAERYQFLSWAQKAFNNYRAVPPATGIVHQVNLEYLADVVHVAEVDGELEAYPDTLVGTDSHTTMINGLGVLGWGVGGIEAEAGMLGQPSYFPVPEVVGVKLIGELPNGATATDLALKVTQVLRKHGVVGKFVEYFGPGVSTLPLADRATIANMAPEYGATCGFFPIDGESLDYMRLTGRDEDQIQVVEQYCKANGLFFSPSDEPVYTSVIEINLAEIEANLSGPKRPQDLIPLSKMKEEFVKAVSAPQGNQGFGLQADELEKSASINFNNGEEAEIKTGAVAIASITSCTNTSNPYVLVAAGLVAKKAVELGMHVPKFVKTSLAPGSKVVTGYLRDSGLLPYLEQIGFNLVGYGCTTCIGNSGPLKEEIEKTIAENDLLVTSVLSGNRNFEGRIHPLVKANYLASPPLVVTYALAGTVNVDFANEPIGKDKDGNDVFFKDIWPSTAEVNDVVKRTVTPELFRKEYENVFGDNERWNEIKTSNEPLYTWDEDSTYIQNPPFFEGLSKEPGTVSPLNGLRVVGKFGDSVTTDHISPAGAIGKNTPAGKYLLEKGVEPRDFNSYGSRRGNHEVMMRGTFANIRIRNQIAPGTEGGFTTYWPTGEVMSIYDACMKYKENGTGLMVLAGKDYGMGSSRDWAAKGTNLLGIKTVLAESFERIHRSNLVLMGVLPLQFKEGESAETLGLTGKETFEVQVDENVKPRDLLKVTVTDEAGNKKEFEVLVRFDSEVEIDYYRHGGILQMVLREKLQA